In Stenotrophomonas sp. 169, one DNA window encodes the following:
- a CDS encoding tetratricopeptide repeat protein, whose translation MGKAEMSVAPTYTAHDGEQVRRQHQYNNDVTLAGADLGAGNLDAAEKRARSALKLDSGRPDALLLLAAVAQRRGDNVQTGQLLQRATVLAPERGDVLNNYAAWLCQQGRAAESLPWFDRALVAPGYATPAIALSNAGACALDAGQRERAQRDLRASLASEPKNAQALTAMAQLSYDDGRFMEARAFSERRLAAAPSTLSVLQLASQIETRLGDAAAAARYQQRIRQEFPQDADPNSKG comes from the coding sequence ATGGGCAAGGCCGAGATGTCGGTTGCGCCCACCTACACAGCCCATGACGGCGAACAGGTGCGACGCCAGCACCAATACAACAACGACGTGACGCTGGCTGGGGCCGACCTCGGGGCCGGCAATCTGGACGCGGCGGAAAAGCGCGCGCGTTCGGCACTCAAGCTGGACAGTGGACGCCCTGACGCGCTGCTGCTGCTGGCTGCCGTAGCGCAGCGGCGTGGCGACAACGTACAGACCGGCCAGCTGCTGCAGCGGGCCACCGTGCTGGCTCCCGAGCGCGGCGATGTGCTGAACAACTACGCGGCGTGGTTGTGCCAGCAGGGGCGGGCGGCGGAGTCGCTGCCGTGGTTCGACCGGGCGCTGGTGGCGCCGGGCTACGCCACGCCGGCCATCGCGCTGTCCAACGCCGGTGCCTGCGCCCTGGATGCCGGGCAGCGTGAACGCGCCCAGCGTGACCTGCGCGCATCGCTGGCCAGCGAGCCCAAAAACGCCCAAGCGCTGACCGCGATGGCGCAACTTTCGTACGACGATGGCCGTTTCATGGAAGCGCGTGCGTTTTCGGAGCGCCGCCTCGCGGCTGCACCGTCAACGCTTTCCGTGTTACAACTGGCGTCGCAAATCGAGACGCGACTGGGTGATGCGGCAGCCGCCGCACGCTACCAGCAGCGGATTCGTCAGGAATTTCCGCAGGATGCGGACCCCAATTCCAAGGGTTGA